A window of Halobellus sp. LT62 contains these coding sequences:
- a CDS encoding phospholipase D-like domain-containing protein: MSRRVRQRRPEPEATRPPSDRAVRALFLAVVVALAVISSAGVVSADAEPRVVGTDAAVQTAVTDDAPRIVAVFPDPVAADDVGEYVVVDAAGASNLTLSDGESTVPIPPDGVVALSVAPNATRELVDVPVVDAGLALSNAGETLVLRRDGVAVDRLEYGRSREGERLNASTNGWTPRGLTPRPVVATGPANATAFVLPDAPDVPIETLEGADERILLAGYTFTSPRATEALLAATDRGVRVRVLLEGGPVGGMTTAQRERLDRLVAGGVDVRVIAGPYARFVFHHPKYAVADGAALVMTENWKPSGTGGRNSRGWGVRVDSEATADELAAVFTHDADGIDALPWRRYRTNATFVEESPASGSFDAEFEPETVAVDEVRVLTAPGNAGAAVRKSIAASEERVDVLTPRLDPDGAYFAALVDAAERGVRVRILLSNAWYDRESNRAVLEQADALGERGLPIEARIAEPSGRFGKIHAKGAVIDGETVLVGSLNWNAHATTENREVVLALDGTEPGAYYGETFVADWKASAADADGGTGAPESDWKTRTTLALGALSGVAIAGSLLRRTVRFE; the protein is encoded by the coding sequence GTGTCACGCCGAGTGCGACAGCGTCGTCCCGAGCCCGAAGCGACGCGACCGCCGAGCGACCGCGCCGTGCGCGCGCTCTTTCTCGCAGTCGTCGTCGCGCTCGCGGTGATCTCCTCTGCGGGTGTCGTTTCAGCCGACGCTGAACCGCGGGTCGTCGGCACCGACGCAGCAGTGCAGACTGCCGTCACCGACGACGCCCCGCGGATCGTCGCCGTCTTTCCGGATCCGGTCGCGGCCGACGATGTCGGCGAGTACGTCGTCGTCGATGCCGCGGGCGCGTCGAATCTGACCCTGTCGGACGGGGAGTCGACGGTCCCGATCCCGCCCGACGGCGTCGTCGCCCTCTCCGTGGCTCCGAACGCGACGCGCGAACTCGTCGACGTCCCCGTCGTCGACGCCGGGCTCGCCCTCTCGAACGCGGGCGAAACGCTCGTCCTCCGTCGCGACGGGGTCGCCGTCGATCGACTCGAATACGGGCGATCGCGGGAGGGAGAGCGGCTGAACGCTTCCACCAACGGGTGGACGCCGCGGGGGTTGACGCCGCGCCCGGTCGTCGCGACCGGCCCGGCGAACGCGACGGCGTTCGTGCTCCCGGACGCGCCCGACGTGCCGATCGAGACGCTCGAAGGGGCCGACGAGCGGATCCTGCTCGCGGGGTACACGTTCACGTCACCGAGAGCAACGGAGGCTCTGCTCGCGGCCACCGACCGCGGTGTTCGTGTCCGCGTGTTGCTGGAGGGCGGGCCGGTCGGCGGGATGACGACCGCCCAGCGCGAGCGACTCGACCGACTCGTCGCCGGCGGGGTCGACGTCCGCGTGATCGCCGGCCCGTACGCTCGGTTCGTCTTTCACCATCCGAAATACGCCGTCGCCGACGGCGCGGCGCTGGTGATGACGGAGAACTGGAAACCGTCGGGGACCGGGGGGAGAAACAGTCGCGGCTGGGGCGTGCGCGTCGATTCCGAAGCGACGGCCGACGAACTGGCCGCGGTCTTCACCCACGACGCCGACGGGATCGACGCCCTCCCGTGGCGACGGTATCGGACGAACGCGACGTTCGTCGAGGAATCGCCAGCGAGCGGCTCGTTCGACGCCGAGTTCGAGCCCGAAACAGTCGCCGTCGACGAGGTTCGCGTCCTGACCGCGCCCGGGAACGCGGGCGCGGCGGTTCGGAAGTCGATCGCGGCGTCCGAGGAGCGCGTCGACGTTCTCACGCCCCGACTCGATCCCGACGGGGCGTACTTCGCCGCGCTCGTCGACGCCGCCGAGCGCGGCGTCCGCGTCCGAATTCTGCTCTCGAACGCGTGGTACGACCGAGAGTCGAACCGGGCGGTCCTCGAGCAGGCGGACGCGCTCGGAGAACGCGGCCTCCCGATCGAGGCGCGAATCGCCGAACCGAGCGGCCGATTCGGGAAGATTCACGCGAAAGGCGCGGTGATCGACGGCGAGACGGTGCTCGTCGGCAGTCTCAACTGGAACGCGCACGCGACGACCGAGAACAGGGAAGTCGTCCTCGCGCTCGATGGCACGGAACCGGGGGCGTACTACGGCGAGACGTTCGTCGCTGATTGGAAGGCGTCCGCCGCCGACGCTGACGGCGGGACCGGCGCGCCGGAGTCGGACTGGAAAACGCGGACGACGCTGGCGCTCGGGGCGCTTTCGGGTGTCGCGATCGCGGGGTCGCTGCTCCGGCGGACGGTGAGATTCGAATGA
- a CDS encoding DHH family phosphoesterase, translated as MTAENAGDSGGESAPNSEGDARPVVYDLAPNCTLEDVEAGAHYQAVVNGVVEYGIFVDVSDEVSGLVHESNLNRSYEVGDRLTVTLEEVKENGDLAFDVFEGSTYQTVVVDHEPDITPIEDLNAGDTVHVEGQVAQIKQTGGPTLFRVVDETGIVSAAAFHEAGVRAYPAVDVEDVVRVGGTVESHDGSVQIEVDSLTRLDDEAAMEARQRLDAALDERASPVSVEPLVEWPAFEKLREDLEDLAQLLRRTVLEGRPIRVRHHADGDGMCASVPVQLALSNFIESVHDDAGASRHLVKRLPSKAPFYEMEDVTRDLNFALEGRARHGQRLPFLLMLDNGSTEEDVPAYENLAHYDMPIAVVDHHHPDPDAVEDLLDAHVNPYLYDEDYRITTGMMCVELARMIDPDLTDDLRHVPAVAGLADRSKADAMEKYIALAEAEGYDRDRLLDVGEALDYAAHWLRYNDGQSLVNDVLNVGCDDESRHRELVEFLATRAERDVERQMDAAASHLEHERLASDAHLYTVDLDEWAHRFTYPAPGKTTGKLHDLKVREHGEPVITIGYGPDFAVLRSDGVRLDIPRMVAELNEEVVGGGVSGGGHLVVGSIKFVKGMREDVIDSLVEKMAEAELDEELSSQAIVDTEV; from the coding sequence AACTGCACGCTCGAAGACGTCGAGGCGGGCGCGCACTACCAAGCCGTCGTCAACGGCGTCGTCGAGTACGGCATCTTCGTCGACGTCTCCGACGAGGTGTCCGGGCTCGTTCACGAGTCGAACCTGAACCGCTCCTACGAGGTCGGCGACCGCCTGACCGTGACGCTCGAAGAGGTCAAGGAGAACGGCGATCTCGCGTTCGACGTCTTCGAGGGGTCGACGTACCAGACGGTCGTCGTCGATCACGAGCCCGACATCACGCCGATCGAGGACCTGAACGCGGGCGACACCGTCCACGTCGAAGGGCAGGTCGCACAGATCAAGCAGACGGGCGGCCCGACGCTCTTCCGCGTCGTCGACGAGACCGGAATCGTCTCCGCGGCGGCGTTCCACGAAGCTGGCGTTCGTGCCTACCCCGCGGTCGACGTCGAAGACGTCGTTCGCGTCGGCGGGACGGTCGAATCACACGACGGCTCCGTCCAGATCGAGGTCGACTCGCTGACCCGCCTCGACGACGAGGCGGCTATGGAGGCCCGCCAGCGCCTCGACGCCGCACTCGACGAGCGCGCTTCTCCCGTGAGCGTCGAACCGCTCGTCGAGTGGCCCGCCTTCGAGAAGCTCCGAGAGGACCTCGAAGACCTCGCGCAACTGCTTCGCCGGACCGTCCTCGAAGGGCGGCCGATCCGCGTCCGTCACCACGCCGACGGGGACGGGATGTGCGCGTCGGTCCCCGTTCAACTAGCGCTTTCGAACTTCATCGAATCCGTCCACGACGACGCGGGTGCCTCGCGACACCTCGTCAAGCGGCTCCCCTCGAAAGCCCCCTTCTACGAGATGGAAGACGTCACGCGCGATCTGAACTTCGCGCTCGAAGGACGCGCCCGCCACGGCCAGCGCCTCCCGTTCCTCCTGATGCTCGACAACGGCTCGACCGAGGAGGACGTCCCCGCCTACGAGAACCTCGCGCACTACGATATGCCCATCGCGGTCGTCGACCACCACCACCCCGACCCCGACGCCGTCGAAGACCTCCTCGACGCGCACGTCAACCCCTACCTCTACGACGAGGACTACCGGATCACCACCGGGATGATGTGCGTCGAACTCGCGCGGATGATCGATCCCGACCTCACCGACGACCTGCGGCACGTCCCCGCCGTCGCGGGACTCGCCGACCGCTCGAAGGCCGACGCGATGGAGAAGTACATCGCGCTGGCCGAGGCGGAGGGCTACGACCGCGACCGCCTGCTCGACGTCGGCGAGGCGCTCGATTACGCCGCCCACTGGCTGCGCTACAACGACGGCCAGTCGCTCGTCAACGACGTGCTGAACGTCGGCTGCGACGACGAGTCGCGGCATCGAGAGCTCGTCGAGTTCCTCGCGACCCGCGCCGAGCGCGACGTCGAACGGCAGATGGACGCCGCCGCGTCGCACCTCGAACACGAGCGGCTGGCGTCGGACGCGCACCTCTACACCGTCGATCTCGACGAGTGGGCGCACCGCTTCACGTACCCCGCACCGGGCAAGACCACCGGCAAGCTCCACGACCTGAAGGTCCGCGAGCACGGCGAACCGGTCATCACGATCGGCTACGGGCCGGACTTCGCGGTCCTCCGCTCGGACGGCGTCCGCCTCGACATCCCGCGGATGGTCGCCGAACTGAACGAGGAGGTCGTCGGCGGCGGCGTCTCCGGCGGCGGCCACCTCGTCGTCGGGTCGATCAAGTTCGTCAAGGGGATGCGCGAGGACGTCATCGACAGCCTCGTCGAGAAGATGGCCGAGGCCGAACTCGACGAGGAGCTCTCCTCGCAAGCGATCGTCGACACCGAGGTCTGA